Below is a window of Chryseobacterium arthrosphaerae DNA.
GAGATCAAAAATGCTATCCCCGAAATAGAAGTATATAGTATAAACGATGGAAGCCGTAGAAGCAGAGGTGGACAATATCACGCTGATGCGTTAATCGAATTATACCTAGCCTTTGGAGGGAGAAAAGAAAGGGTTGATACAAGAGAACGTTTAGCAGATGAGTTTACCAGACTTGATTTTATAGAAGTTACAGAAAGTAATAGTTTTTCAGATTACTATTATCAATCTTTACGGGCATTAACTTTGCTTGATATTGATTTTAGTAGATTTGAGTCAGTTGATAATGATAAAAAATTTAATAGTGGCAAAGATTTATTTAAGAGTCAACCCGCTCGGGTCGGCTTTATTACAGCAATGGCAAAACAAATTTTTGGCAGACCAGGAATTGAAAAATCAGAAGATGAAATACAAAAATCTTTTGAGTCAGTTGCACAAAAATTTAATGCCATTTATAAAAAAGTAAATTCTTTTTCACAAACCGAACTTGAAGAATTTTTATCCTTAGCAACTCTTAGTGAAAAACTAAATGTGAAATCTTCCCGAGTTGGAGATTTTGAGAGGGAATTCTTCACAAAGTCATTTGAAACATTATTTGAATTAGGTGAGAATATTCCATCATTAGAAGTTTGCTGGTTATCATATTAGGCTTATGAGAAACATGATTAATGTAAATATTAATGCTTTTTCTAATTTAATTGATGACTACCTTAAATATAATGACGGTTCTGTAAAAAGCGGGAAAAGATACATAAAAAGTAGAGATTTTGAAAAAGATTGGATTAAAGAAGCACAGATTAGGGACATCTTAATTATCACTTCCGATATAAGACTTATTGAAATAGAATTTTGCAGCGAATTTTATATAGCAATAGTTGGTGCAAATATAACCGACAATCAAATACCTGAAATTTTAGAAACATTTGATATTAACAGTGGTATAACTACATTATTAGTTTCCGAGAAATACTTAAAACTTTCCAAGAGAGCTAATCAATTAGAATTCTATGACAATATTCTATTTCAACATCTAGATCCAAGCTACAATGGACATGATTTTGAAGATATTTTACAGTTTTTAGAACCTGTGCAAATATTTAAATTGAGTAAATTTTCTATTTTGAAGACAAATTCTGTTGATCGAATAGCTTGCTATATATTCTCAAAATCTACTAATGAGTTAATCTTAGAATTTAACCAAGATGTCCTTGACCTGATATCAGAATTATCTTTAATGGGCTCCGACAGTATAAATTACCGTCTAATAATCAATTGCATCTTCTCCACTACATACAAACATTCATTTTTAGAATTATATCGACTAATTGAGAGAATTTTTCCTGTTAGCTACTTAAAAGAGCTTCATCTAAAATCTAGAACAACTCTTGACTTTTTAGATTTTGTGTCAGAATTTGAAACTTCCTTAAAATGGAAACCTAAGGAGGATATGGCGATAGATAGAATTTTTGAAGAATCAAAAGTAACAACGTTACAGTATTTTCAAAATTTCAAAACCAGCCTACCTGATGACCAGAATCACAATCATGCAACTTTTTTTTATAAACTAAGAAACTCTATTGTTCATTTCAGAGCTAATCATGAAGAAATTTTTCTAACATCAGAACAGTGGAACCTTTTGTTGTTAGCAACATTATATCTTATTGATGAGCATTATAGCTTATATAACAATATTCTGCAATGATAAAGTCTGACACAGTTTAAAATTATTATAAAATATTTTATTTAAGGTGGTAGCAATGGAGGTAGCAAAGTTTACATGTAAACTTAAAGCCTTGAAAATGTGGATAGATTCTGTATCCTCCAACTCCACACCGTACTAAACAAAAAAACACTGTACTCTTACAGTGTTTTTTGTTTTAAATACATTTTACCTGTCTTTTAAAATACAAGTAAGCTATGATTCATTGTGTAGGCAATCAGTTCTGCCGAGGTTTTGGTATTTGTTTTTTTTCTGAGATTACGTTTATGATTTTCCACTGTGTGGTATGACAGAAAAAGATTGTCTGCAATTTCCGGGCTATTAAGACCTTGTGCCATAAGCCTCAGAACGTCTTTTTCCCTGCTTGTTATATTAGGTTTTTCCATGTCTATTTTTTGCAAATCCTGATCAATATGTTTAAAATACTGAACCTCATCATCTGCAAGATCTATGATGGAAAGCAATGGCATGTTTTGAATAATGAAATGGGAAAGATCATAAATAAACACTATAGAAGCTTTTATTTCGTAATCTTTAATAATCTGCAGTGGAGATTGAAGTAATATCCACCGATATTCCCCTTCCCGGTTGATCATTCTTCCGTAGTGATTGAATGTTACGTTGGTTTTTCCCTCCCGCAAAAACTGCAAGCGTACATTTGCAGAAAAAACAAAGGCTGCCATCAGGTATTCTTTATCCTGCGGATGAAAAAGATTCATAAAAAACTCGGTACCTGAACCAATCCAGTCTTGCTTGCTGAAAGGAGTAAATTGCTCAATATTTTCGCTGGTTCTCTCTGTAATCATCGTTGTACCGTTATTGATAAACCATAAATAGGGTCCAATCGCAGTACTTTTAGCATTCTGAATGACATCAGCAAAAAAATCATAATAATTGGCAGGCAGTTCCCCATCTTTTTCGTTAAAATAATCATTGAACTGCCTTTCGTCCATTGGATTAATCTTATTTTTCATAACAGTACAGATATTAAGGTCATACATCTTCATTTTCGTTATAGCCATAAGTATACCAATGAGTACTGCTATTATATATCAGACATTATCGTTCAGTTTCCATGAATAAATCATGTGCCGGGAACATTGATAAGACCGGAAAAATTAAAAAAAAACAAATCTGGGCATCTTTGCATCAGATCCAATAATCTGATAAACCTATTGGCTTATTAAAATACAAGCAAGCTATGATTCATTGTATAGGCAATCAGTTCTGCCGAAGTTTTGGTATTTGTTTTTTTCCTGAGGTTGCGTTTGTGGTTTTCTACAGTGTGATAAGAAAGAAAAAGCTTCTCAGCAATTTCCGGGCTATTAAAGCCCTGCGCCATAAGATTGAGTATATCTTTTTCCCGTTTCGTAATTTTAGGTTTTTCTATATCCACTTTTTTATAGAGCTGCTGATCAATATGTTTAAAATACTGTACCTCATCATCTGCAAGATCTATTATGGAAAGGAGTGGCAGGTTTTGAATAATAAAATGGGAAAGATCATAAACAACTACAAAAGAAGCTTTTATTTCACCGTTATCAATAATCTGAAGTGGAGATTGTAATAATACCCAGCGGTAGTCATGGTTCCCGCTGATCATTCTTCCGTAATAGTTGAATCTAAGCTCATTTTTTCCCTCTTTTAAAAGCTTTAACCGTAAAGTTGCAGAAAAAACAAATGCAGCCATTATATGACGTCTGTCCTGCGGATGAAAGAGATTCATAAAAAAAAACATATCTGAATTGATCCATTGCTGTTTGCTGTAAGGAGTGAAAAGTTCAATGTTGTCACTGGTCCTTTTCGTTTTCATTTCTATATTATTGGTAATAAACCAGAAGTAGGGGCCTATAGGAAAACGTTTAACACTTTCAATGGAATCTGAAAAAAAATCAAAATAATTTTCAGACAACTCTCCGTTCTTTACAAAGTAATCATAAAACTCCTTTTCATCGATTGGATTAATCTTTTTTTTCATAAATGCAGGTATTAAATTAGCATGTTTCAGATTGTGTTTTTAGCATGATCATGGCAACAGGCAATGAATACCTCTTCACCAGAAACAATAAAAATCACAAATTAATATCATGACATTTTCTGCCTGATATTAATTTGTGTATATAATGGAAATTAGTCAGAGAGGGCCTATCTGCCTGTACGAGGTGATTTCTGAAATGACAAAACATTCTTACATCCGCCATAATTCTTGCAAACCAGCTGTCAGAAAGTAAACTAAAGTAAAAACAAAGCATCGGTATGATTAAAAATGAATAGGAGAAATCCACAACATTTCTATAATAGAGGAAGAAAATTGATACCGATGCAATGTTAAAATAGAAATCTAAGTTTTAAGGCTGAATACTGTAATCATATACTGTATCTTCGCTGAGATATAAATGAAGTTTTAAAGTTACAATTCCCAAAAATGATCTTCGCAATATAAAAACACGTTCTTTAGTGTGTAATTTTTGTACCTTGTAATCGGTAAAAAAACCTTCGAGATCATCCATTTTTTTTCCCACCAAATCATCTTCTGCGATGATTATGTTTTGATGTCTGTCATAGAAGTAATATTTCTTATTGAAGTAAAACTTTTTATTATCCATTCTAAGAATTACTTTGATTAATTAATTTTGTTTATTTCCCATACTTCTTTTTTTCCAGGCTGCTAATGTATTCCGGCTTAATTTGAATATTGCAGCTGTATTCTGGTTGGTCATTTTGTTTTTTCTTTGATATTCCAATATCTGATCAATACTTTCATCATCATAGGATTTATGCTTATTATTGATTTCAGAACTATGAAATAAAATGCGGGTAATGGTGATCACATCCAATGACGATAACTTCTCCTTTTCCAGAAAGTATTGGCATATTGCTTGCTTTTCGGGAAACTTTTTTGAAATCATATCTGAAAAAATTTTCACATAATCAGGTTCTCTATTTTCCATATTTTTATTGTTTATCAATAGTGTAGTCTTAATATTTATATTTTTTAAGCTGTTGATACAATGCTGTATCCGAATGCCGTACGCTTCAATAGTATGAGTTTTACAGTTTTTCTGAATACAACCGATTCCGGTTTCCGCATTAAGCTCTTTATTTAAATTACAGATGGTCCTTAAACGAATAGCATATTTTGCATTTTATATGATTACAAGCCTTTTTACAGGCCTGCAACCATCATAAAAAATATATTAAAATGTGTTTTTTGTATTGAAAAATGCCATTAAAAATTTCGTTTATCATCTGTTTTTA
It encodes the following:
- a CDS encoding LuxR C-terminal-related transcriptional regulator yields the protein MKNKINPMDERQFNDYFNEKDGELPANYYDFFADVIQNAKSTAIGPYLWFINNGTTMITERTSENIEQFTPFSKQDWIGSGTEFFMNLFHPQDKEYLMAAFVFSANVRLQFLREGKTNVTFNHYGRMINREGEYRWILLQSPLQIIKDYEIKASIVFIYDLSHFIIQNMPLLSIIDLADDEVQYFKHIDQDLQKIDMEKPNITSREKDVLRLMAQGLNSPEIADNLFLSYHTVENHKRNLRKKTNTKTSAELIAYTMNHSLLVF
- a CDS encoding response regulator transcription factor codes for the protein MKKKINPIDEKEFYDYFVKNGELSENYFDFFSDSIESVKRFPIGPYFWFITNNIEMKTKRTSDNIELFTPYSKQQWINSDMFFFMNLFHPQDRRHIMAAFVFSATLRLKLLKEGKNELRFNYYGRMISGNHDYRWVLLQSPLQIIDNGEIKASFVVVYDLSHFIIQNLPLLSIIDLADDEVQYFKHIDQQLYKKVDIEKPKITKREKDILNLMAQGFNSPEIAEKLFLSYHTVENHKRNLRKKTNTKTSAELIAYTMNHSLLVF